Below is a window of Frigoribacterium sp. SL97 DNA.
CCGACGTCGCACCGCCGACTGGACGTCGCACCGCGCACGTGGGCGGTGCGACGTTCAGTGGGCGGTGCGACGCGGGGCAGCGACGCGAGGGGGGTACTGCTGGGACAGGGGGCGGCGGGACCCGACGGGCACCGCGCCTCCTTGGTTGTCTGGGGTGCGGCGCGTCAGCGACCGCGACGCACGAGAGAGAAGAGACCACATGTCGACCTGGTTGATCACCGGCTGCTCCACGGGGTTGGGGCGAGCCTTCGCCGAGGAGGCGCTGGCCCGCGGACACGACGTCGTCGTCACCGCGCGCGACGCCTCGGCCGTGCAGGACATCGCCGACGCCCACCCCGACCACGCCGTCGCCACAGCCCTGGACGTCACCGACCCCGACCAGGTGACCGCGGCCGTCCGCCTCGCCACCGAGCGGTTCGGCGGCGTCGACGTCCTCGTCAACAACGCCGGCTACGGCTACCGCTCCGCCGTCGAGGAGGGTGACGACGCCGACGTGGCGCGCCTGTTCGACACGCACTTCCACGGCAGCGTCCGCACCGTCAAGGCCGTCCTGCCCGGCATGCGCGCCCGCCGCAGCGGCACGATCGTCAACCTGTCGTCGATCGGTGCCCGCCGCACGGGCCCCGGCTCGGGCTACTACGGCGCCGTCAAGGCCGCGATCGAGCAGATGACCATGGCCCTGCGCACCGAACTCGCCCCGCTCGGCATCACGGCGACGGTCGTCGAACCGGGCTCGTTCCGCACCGACTTCTCGGGGCGCTCGCTCACGCAGTCCGCCACGCCCATCGCCGACTACGCCGAGACCGCCGGACGTCGCCGCATCGAGGCCGACACCTCGGACGGCACCCAACCCGGCGACCCCGCCGCCGGTGCCCGCCTGCTCGTCGACGCGGTCGACTCGGGCGAGGCCCCGTACCTGCTGCTGCTCGGCTCGGACGCCGTCGAGATCGTCACGGGCGCACTCGACGACCTCCGCCGCGACGTCGACGCATGGGCGGAGCGCAGTCGCGCCACCGACTTCGACGCCTGAGCCGGTCGCCTCACCTGCAGGAGGTGCGGTGTCGGTTCAGACGACCCCGCTCCTCCTGCAGGCTGTCACCTCCGGAGTGCCCGCGACCCCCCGCGGTCACCCCGGCCCGACCGGTGACGCCCCTGCCACGACGACCCGACGGCGCCTCGTCGCCCGGGCCGGCCCACGCCGGTGACG
It encodes the following:
- a CDS encoding oxidoreductase, translating into MSTWLITGCSTGLGRAFAEEALARGHDVVVTARDASAVQDIADAHPDHAVATALDVTDPDQVTAAVRLATERFGGVDVLVNNAGYGYRSAVEEGDDADVARLFDTHFHGSVRTVKAVLPGMRARRSGTIVNLSSIGARRTGPGSGYYGAVKAAIEQMTMALRTELAPLGITATVVEPGSFRTDFSGRSLTQSATPIADYAETAGRRRIEADTSDGTQPGDPAAGARLLVDAVDSGEAPYLLLLGSDAVEIVTGALDDLRRDVDAWAERSRATDFDA